From Oryza sativa Japonica Group chromosome 4, ASM3414082v1, one genomic window encodes:
- the LOC4335346 gene encoding glycosyltransferase BC10-like, giving the protein MKPGLLKSRRSSAGDEEEGSGGSGGLPTATRKEWCWSLGILLKAVAALLILMAGVLIGLATSASLSCYYVEGSGKQAEARRGDGGGGEGGSRCRDDGCGAALSFQRFVQPHPPWGHSMKDEELFWRASMAPRVEEYPYQRVPKVAFLFLTRGPLPFAPLWERFFHGHEGLYSVYVHALPEYRLNVSSSSPFHGRQIPSGDVSWGSITLVDAEKRLLANALLDFSNERFVLASESCVPVFNFPTVYEYLVNSAQSYVESYNIDVPQCAGRYNPRMAPDVLEEQWRKGSEWFEMSRDLAADIVADRKYHAIFRKHCTPSCYPDEHYIPTYLHLRHGARNANRTVTWVDWSRGGPHPARFGKATVTPAFVQAIRNNGTRCAYNGKPTTVCYLFARKFAPSALGPLLNMSTTLLEF; this is encoded by the coding sequence ATGAAGCCGGGATTGCTGAAGTCTCGGCGGAGCAGCGCcggggacgaggaggagggatctggcggcagcggcggcctccCCACGGCGACACGGAAGGAGTGGTGCTGGTCGTTGGGGATTCTCCTCAAGGCCGTGGCGGCGCTGCTGATCCTGATGGCCGGCGTGCTGATCGGCCTGGCCACCAGCGCGAGCCTGTCCTGCTACTACGTCGAGGGCAGCGGCAAGCaggcggaggcgcggcgcggagatggaggcggcggggaagggGGGTCACGGTGTCGCGACGACGGGTGTGGCGCGGCGCTGAGCTTCCAGCGGTTCGTGCAACCGCACCCGCCATGGGGGCACTCGATGAAGGACGAGGAGCTGTTCTGGCGCGCGTCCATGGCGCCGCGCGTGGAGGAGTACCCGTACCAGCGCGTGCCCAAGGTGGCGTTCCTGTTCCTGACGCGCGGGCCGCTGCCGTTCGCGCCGCTGTGGGAGCGGTTTTTCCACGGGCACGAGGGGCTCTACTCCGTGTACGTGCACGCCCTGCCAGAGTACAGGCTGaacgtgtcgtcgtcgtcgccgttccACGGCCGGCAGATCCCGAGCGGCGACGTGTCGTGGGGCTCCATCACGCTGGTGGACGCCGAGAAGCGGCTGCTGGCGAACGCGCTGCTGGACTTCTCCAACGAGCGGTTCGTGCTCGCCTCCGAGAGCTGCGTGCCGGTGTTCAACTTCCCGACGGTGTACGAGTACCTGGTGAACTCGGCGCAGAGCTACGTGGAGTCGTACAACATCGACGTGCCGCAGTGCGCGGGGCGGTACAACCCGCGCATGGCGCCCGACGTGCTGGAGGAGCAGTGGCGGAAGGGGTCCGAGTGGTTCGAGATGAGCCGAGACCTCGCCGCCGACATCGTCGCCGACCGGAAGTACCATGCCATCTTCCGCAAGCACTGCACGCCGTCGTGCTACCCGGACGAGCACTACATCCCGACGTACCTGCACCTCCGCCACGGCGCGCGCAACGCCAACCGCACAGTCACCTGGGTGGACTGGTCGCGCGGCGGGCCGCACCCCGCGCGGTTCGGCAAGGCCACCGTCACGCCGGCGTTCGTGCAGGCCATCCGCAACAACGGGACGCGCTGCGCGTACAACGGCAAGCCCACCACCGTGTGCTACCTGTTCGCCCGCAAGTTCGCGCCCAGCGCGCTCGGGCCGCTGCTCAACATGTCCACCACGCTCCTCGAAttctga